A window of Pedobacter lusitanus contains these coding sequences:
- a CDS encoding alpha/beta hydrolase-fold protein, which yields MNAKILKQIVAVALLFLIKTAAIAQIPVNNPYFTKYNSVNHWTDNLPWKNTVNAVKIPGLIDEKGRVDSLTLSKTMKDISDNGGGVLFFPKGKYYLNADVELFSGVILRGADPETSKNGINEDYKPPTQFLFPQYLPSFTGKGTPDNTAFKTIHAGKVERENFGVVNIDVNRARLDFANVSHNNVIVFGVRSNNAANCYSPYCNVDGTQAWVRFPNIYNNNIAIYSKNNALIANCRINDAITDDFAMPNIMTNDGDVFTKDTVKFQYSNQSAILMKEGEMSNKENKIEVLDNFAACGKPAIYKINLETKNGISRGNVLGDIALQNLVVPNGFYSKKIQESVSKLFLKEVYIKNGKDTLYYQLLKPRNYDPKKKYPLVLFFHGIGERGVNNNPLVHFVQTFTKEEIADQYPCFVLVPHLVKMTDEWTGNEGNINSPPQPSLQMSIEVVNKLKKEYSIDNKKMYVAGVSTGGHAVLDVLLRYPKLFNNAIVMSYLFPLTEKQYKVVKNASFYISAGKYDPDIPVEYMRLVAQNLRFANAKVKYFEYETTHMSWLYLCTDPKFLGEMFKKN from the coding sequence ATGAATGCTAAGATTTTGAAACAAATTGTAGCTGTTGCCTTGCTGTTTTTGATTAAGACAGCAGCAATAGCTCAGATTCCCGTTAATAATCCCTATTTCACGAAGTATAATTCTGTAAATCACTGGACAGATAACTTACCATGGAAAAACACTGTTAATGCGGTTAAAATTCCAGGATTAATTGATGAAAAAGGGAGAGTGGATTCTCTAACTCTATCTAAAACAATGAAAGATATTTCAGATAATGGTGGCGGGGTTTTGTTTTTTCCTAAAGGAAAGTATTATCTGAACGCTGATGTTGAGTTATTTAGTGGGGTAATACTTAGAGGTGCAGATCCTGAAACCAGTAAAAATGGGATCAATGAGGATTATAAACCGCCTACCCAATTCTTATTTCCACAATATTTACCTTCATTTACGGGTAAAGGAACTCCTGATAATACAGCGTTTAAAACGATACATGCCGGTAAGGTAGAACGGGAGAATTTTGGGGTTGTGAACATTGATGTCAACAGAGCCAGACTTGATTTTGCAAACGTAAGTCACAATAACGTTATTGTTTTTGGAGTAAGATCAAATAATGCAGCAAATTGTTATAGCCCTTATTGTAATGTTGATGGAACACAGGCCTGGGTGAGATTCCCTAATATATACAATAATAATATTGCTATATATAGTAAGAATAACGCATTGATTGCCAATTGCAGGATAAATGATGCTATTACGGATGATTTTGCCATGCCGAACATTATGACAAATGACGGGGATGTTTTCACTAAGGATACTGTTAAATTTCAGTATTCCAATCAATCCGCAATTTTAATGAAGGAAGGGGAGATGTCAAATAAGGAGAATAAAATTGAAGTATTAGACAACTTTGCTGCCTGTGGAAAACCGGCAATCTATAAAATTAATTTAGAGACCAAAAATGGAATATCCAGGGGTAATGTTCTGGGAGATATTGCTTTACAGAATTTAGTAGTTCCAAATGGCTTTTATTCAAAAAAGATACAGGAATCTGTATCGAAGCTTTTCCTCAAAGAGGTATATATAAAAAATGGAAAGGATACTTTATACTACCAGTTGCTAAAGCCCCGTAATTATGATCCTAAGAAGAAATATCCTTTAGTTTTATTCTTTCATGGGATAGGAGAAAGAGGCGTTAATAATAATCCTCTGGTACATTTTGTACAAACATTTACTAAAGAGGAGATCGCTGATCAATATCCTTGTTTCGTACTGGTTCCGCATTTAGTTAAGATGACTGATGAATGGACCGGTAATGAAGGAAATATAAATTCTCCTCCTCAGCCTTCACTTCAGATGTCAATTGAGGTGGTCAATAAGTTGAAAAAGGAATATTCCATAGATAACAAAAAAATGTATGTAGCTGGTGTATCTACAGGCGGACATGCTGTACTGGATGTATTATTAAGATATCCGAAGCTTTTTAATAATGCAATTGTGATGTCCTACCTTTTTCCTCTGACTGAAAAACAATATAAAGTAGTGAAAAACGCATCATTTTATATTTCAGCTGGAAAATATGATCCGGATATTCCTGTGGAGTACATGAGACTGGTTGCTCAGAATTTGCGATTCGCAAATGCTAAAGTCAAGTATTTTGAATATGAAACAACGCATATGAGCTGGCTATATCTGTGTACTGACCCGAAATTTTTAGGAGAGATGTTCAAAAAGAATTGA
- the argH gene encoding argininosuccinate lyase yields the protein MMKFKILCSLTLAIYLFLPLKLKAQFITGKDPIPESSTNNSGKSLQDASRIGRTSGSKAPEFQELYDYEVSTKNLVSATFPYQSLLHRAYVIMLTEQKIIDHKEAKSILNGLVKVDKLALENPSLQVYLPYEAQLIKEVGSAGGKMHIGRSRNDLDNTTNRMYLRDQLIEVIDAVIRLRKAIQTKAMDHLQTVMVIYTHRKEAQPGTLAHYLTAIDESLAKSLERYIQLYDRIDQSPLGSGASGGTGWPLDRYRVADLLGFNRQLVVNTIEGVAGWDHIAEFAADNAIFMSDLSRLASELQLWSTDEYNSVEMDNSYAGISSMMPQKKNPDALERTRKASALTMGQLVAILSSTNSIEYQHSGVRVMLEPKSLDAVLAATHTMTGVVSTLHVNKETMLKYARENFSTMTDLADLLVRSNHLDFRDAHEVIASVVNNALKQKKTADQITVEMIQTAAKERLGHELSVTAKQLQTALDPVQSITHKTGPGMPAISSVTQMITTGQKDVAARSVWLEKQKTYLSRKNQELIELAGSYSQ from the coding sequence ATGATGAAATTTAAAATTCTCTGTTCGCTTACCCTGGCCATATATCTGTTTTTGCCATTGAAACTGAAGGCGCAATTCATAACCGGAAAAGATCCGATTCCGGAAAGTTCAACCAATAATTCAGGTAAAAGCCTGCAGGATGCCAGCCGGATTGGCCGTACTTCAGGTTCAAAAGCGCCCGAGTTTCAGGAGCTTTACGATTATGAAGTCAGTACAAAAAATCTGGTCAGTGCTACGTTCCCTTATCAGTCTTTATTACACAGGGCCTATGTAATCATGCTGACAGAACAGAAGATCATAGACCATAAAGAAGCTAAAAGTATACTCAACGGACTTGTCAAAGTAGACAAGCTCGCGCTTGAAAATCCGTCATTGCAGGTGTACCTGCCCTATGAGGCTCAATTAATCAAAGAAGTGGGCAGTGCAGGTGGAAAAATGCACATCGGCCGCAGTCGTAATGATCTGGATAATACGACTAACCGTATGTATTTACGCGATCAGCTAATTGAAGTGATTGATGCTGTTATCCGGCTGCGTAAAGCGATCCAGACTAAAGCTATGGACCATCTGCAAACTGTGATGGTCATCTACACGCATAGAAAAGAAGCACAGCCCGGCACACTTGCTCATTACTTAACGGCTATTGATGAAAGTCTGGCCAAAAGTTTAGAACGCTATATTCAGCTTTATGACCGTATCGATCAGTCTCCGCTTGGATCTGGTGCAAGTGGTGGTACCGGCTGGCCATTAGACCGGTATAGAGTAGCAGACCTGCTGGGTTTTAACAGACAGCTGGTTGTCAATACGATAGAAGGAGTTGCGGGCTGGGATCATATAGCCGAATTTGCTGCTGATAATGCAATCTTCATGAGTGATCTCAGCCGTCTGGCTTCAGAGTTGCAGCTGTGGAGTACCGATGAATATAATTCCGTAGAGATGGATAACTCTTATGCAGGTATCAGCAGTATGATGCCTCAAAAAAAGAATCCTGATGCACTGGAAAGAACCCGTAAGGCATCTGCGCTGACCATGGGTCAGCTTGTTGCTATACTAAGCTCAACAAACAGTATCGAATATCAGCATAGTGGCGTCAGGGTAATGCTGGAGCCGAAATCTCTGGATGCAGTTCTTGCTGCAACTCATACCATGACCGGTGTAGTCAGCACCTTGCATGTCAATAAGGAAACCATGCTCAAATATGCCAGAGAAAACTTCTCTACGATGACTGATCTTGCAGATTTACTGGTTAGAAGTAATCACCTTGACTTCAGAGATGCCCACGAAGTGATTGCATCAGTAGTGAATAATGCCTTAAAACAAAAGAAAACTGCAGATCAGATCACAGTTGAGATGATCCAGACCGCAGCGAAAGAACGTTTAGGACACGAGTTATCTGTTACTGCAAAGCAATTACAAACTGCATTGGACCCTGTTCAAAGCATAACACATAAAACAGGCCCGGGAATGCCCGCAATATCCTCTGTAACGCAAATGATTACTACCGGTCAAAAGGATGTTGCTGCCAGGTCTGTCTGGCTGGAGAAGCAAAAAACATATCTGAGTAGAAAAAATCAGGAGTTAATAGAATTGGCCGGGAGCTATAGCCAATAA
- a CDS encoding UpxY family transcription antiterminator has protein sequence MQNQWLVAYTSPKTEKKIYGRLLELDIDAFLPLQKVTRQWSDRKKVVEVPLFPNYLFVKITQQERWKVLSQRGVIKFLSHGGVPCSVPENQVRAIKDLICEQEVEIYGSSSLCKGERVVIVKGPLMGFEGFLTEKKGKMRLVVRLSSISQSISIEICESHVEKIYG, from the coding sequence ATGCAAAATCAATGGCTGGTTGCCTATACTTCTCCTAAAACCGAGAAAAAAATTTATGGACGATTGCTAGAGCTTGATATTGATGCTTTTCTACCACTGCAAAAGGTGACCAGGCAGTGGAGTGACAGAAAAAAAGTCGTCGAAGTACCCCTGTTTCCCAATTATCTGTTTGTTAAAATAACTCAGCAAGAAAGATGGAAAGTTTTGAGCCAGCGCGGAGTTATTAAATTTTTATCTCATGGTGGAGTTCCATGCTCAGTTCCGGAGAACCAGGTCAGGGCTATAAAGGACCTGATTTGCGAACAGGAAGTAGAGATATATGGATCATCATCCTTGTGTAAAGGTGAGCGGGTGGTCATAGTCAAAGGCCCTTTAATGGGATTTGAGGGATTTTTAACTGAGAAAAAAGGGAAAATGAGGCTGGTAGTCCGGCTTAGCTCTATTTCACAATCTATTTCTATCGAAATTTGTGAATCGCACGTTGAAAAGATATATGGATAA
- a CDS encoding PAS domain S-box protein, which yields MAELKELNEKRAKSGNKNEMLKVQIQELTDFFENASVPLHRVNSAGIILWANQAELDLLGYSSEEYIGFPISRFHTSQNVIDDILNRLTNNDIIQNYPAQLICKNGDIKHVLISSSVYRKNGEFIHTRCFTRDITAINEEQEKKTDVLLELEKSRTRLKLAVESTGLGIWEWNPKDYNLFMSEECKGIFGIQVNEKITYPSFMNRIYPEDMPLVVQVINNIDASGHAETCDVVFRIYRFNDNCLRWVKIQWKQHYRIEDHINLFIGSASDISDIKSAEEKSAKLAAIVESSNDTVISKTLHGIVTSWNDSAERIFGYREDEMIGQPILKLIPEDRKDEETLILSRLSRGETVSHFETIRMTKNGTLIDVSLTISPVRDNQGRIIGLSKIVRDITEKKLEEQKRNDFVAMVSHELKTPLTALMGYHQLLIAHSKKGKDEFTTISLIKAENQIKKMVGMIQDFLNLARLEEGKMHVQKESFELHSLMTEIAEDAKFQTATHIIRQIGLDQVTVNGDKNKIGHVLMNLIGNAIKYSPDGGVITFGYEKQNGKVKIYVSDQGIGISPADQKRLFERFYRVNNNRIKTIPGFGIGLYLVAEILRYHESEIRLKSEENVGSTFYFTLDVYN from the coding sequence ATGGCAGAGTTGAAAGAATTAAATGAAAAACGGGCTAAATCCGGCAATAAGAATGAAATGCTGAAAGTCCAAATACAAGAGCTTACAGATTTTTTTGAAAATGCATCTGTTCCTCTTCACCGGGTTAATTCTGCAGGCATAATTTTATGGGCCAATCAGGCTGAGCTGGATTTACTTGGCTATTCCAGTGAAGAATATATCGGTTTCCCGATCAGCAGGTTTCATACCAGTCAAAATGTTATAGATGATATTTTAAACCGACTGACAAACAACGATATAATTCAAAATTATCCGGCTCAGCTTATCTGCAAAAATGGAGATATTAAGCATGTACTGATCAGTTCAAGCGTATACCGTAAAAATGGTGAATTTATACATACCAGATGCTTCACCAGAGATATTACTGCGATAAATGAAGAGCAGGAAAAAAAAACTGACGTCTTGCTTGAACTGGAAAAGAGCAGAACCAGATTGAAACTGGCAGTTGAGTCTACCGGATTGGGTATCTGGGAATGGAATCCAAAAGATTATAATCTGTTTATGTCAGAAGAATGCAAAGGCATTTTTGGTATTCAGGTTAATGAAAAAATAACCTATCCATCTTTTATGAATCGGATTTATCCGGAAGATATGCCTCTTGTTGTTCAGGTGATTAACAATATAGACGCATCCGGTCATGCGGAAACTTGTGATGTGGTCTTCAGAATCTACCGTTTTAATGATAATTGTCTGCGATGGGTTAAGATACAATGGAAACAGCATTATAGAATTGAAGATCATATAAATCTGTTTATCGGGAGTGCTTCTGATATCAGTGATATTAAATCTGCGGAAGAAAAAAGTGCAAAATTAGCTGCTATTGTTGAGTCGAGTAATGATACTGTGATTAGTAAAACACTTCACGGAATTGTGACCAGCTGGAATGATTCGGCAGAAAGAATTTTTGGTTACAGAGAGGATGAAATGATTGGTCAGCCAATTTTAAAATTGATTCCTGAAGATCGTAAGGATGAGGAAACACTGATTCTCTCCAGGTTAAGCAGGGGGGAGACGGTGAGTCATTTTGAAACAATCAGAATGACAAAAAATGGTACTCTGATCGATGTTTCACTAACGATTTCTCCGGTAAGAGATAATCAGGGGAGAATTATTGGCTTATCGAAGATAGTCAGGGATATAACGGAGAAAAAACTCGAAGAACAGAAGAGGAATGACTTTGTTGCAATGGTTAGTCACGAGTTAAAAACACCGTTGACCGCTCTGATGGGCTATCATCAATTATTAATTGCACATTCAAAAAAAGGAAAAGATGAGTTTACTACAATTTCCCTGATTAAAGCCGAAAATCAGATTAAAAAAATGGTTGGTATGATTCAGGACTTTTTAAACCTGGCGAGATTGGAAGAAGGGAAAATGCATGTGCAAAAGGAGAGTTTTGAATTACATTCTTTAATGACAGAAATAGCTGAAGATGCAAAATTCCAGACTGCAACACATATTATAAGGCAGATTGGTCTTGATCAGGTTACAGTAAACGGGGATAAGAACAAAATAGGGCACGTATTAATGAATCTGATTGGCAATGCCATAAAATATTCCCCCGATGGTGGCGTAATTACTTTTGGGTATGAAAAACAGAATGGGAAGGTTAAAATATATGTAAGTGACCAGGGGATTGGAATAAGTCCTGCTGACCAGAAAAGACTCTTTGAACGATTTTACAGAGTTAATAACAATCGTATAAAAACTATTCCTGGTTTTGGTATTGGATTATATCTTGTCGCTGAGATCCTGCGGTATCATGAAAGTGAAATTAGGCTAAAAAGTGAAGAAAATGTTGGCTCAACATTTTACTTCACTTTAGATGTTTACAATTAA
- a CDS encoding serine hydrolase, whose protein sequence is MAFKLYFLSFFLITVNPLLAQDKTSGIQTIISREMQERRIPGLQLAVVQHGKIVFSKSYGIANIQDSIPVTGKTVFAINSCTKVFTSVAIMQLAEAGKLNLSAPVSAYIDSLPATWKAVTIKQLLTHTSGFPDLLKVLDPDVGSVGTLKREQVIWEKLKTIPMEFKPGERFSYNQTNAYLLGKIIDKLYGQPFARIFAENQFQPVGMQSTVFGDSRDIIPHFAPTYSYKQYIDGQKLNKEVLTNNYYEFPYFHRTASGLNSTAEDMAKWIIALQSGVFLKSKSTLDTMWSPATFNNGTPTPWALGWGLTKFRQHHRAIGMSGGGRSAFLIYPDDDLAIIVLTNLAGGSPEDFLEELAGCYNPEIPNADPVTYLRITLRKTGFEQAIEITDREKKQNPLFNPNEFELNEWAYRMMSKNQLKEATEIFKLNVHLYPQSWNTYDSYGEALLKGGFRAEAISMYKKSVALNPDNGHGKKVLEQLSAP, encoded by the coding sequence ATGGCTTTTAAGTTATACTTTCTATCTTTTTTTTTGATTACCGTTAATCCGCTTCTTGCACAGGATAAAACTTCCGGAATCCAAACAATTATCAGCAGGGAAATGCAGGAGCGGCGAATCCCCGGTCTTCAACTTGCAGTTGTACAGCATGGAAAAATAGTTTTCAGTAAATCCTATGGTATCGCCAATATTCAGGACAGTATTCCAGTGACGGGCAAAACAGTTTTCGCGATCAATTCCTGTACAAAAGTCTTCACCAGTGTAGCTATAATGCAATTAGCTGAAGCTGGAAAATTAAATTTATCAGCCCCGGTATCAGCTTATATAGATAGCCTCCCTGCAACATGGAAAGCTGTTACGATTAAACAATTGCTGACACATACTTCCGGCTTCCCGGATTTGCTTAAAGTTCTTGATCCTGATGTGGGGAGTGTTGGTACTTTAAAGCGTGAACAGGTTATCTGGGAAAAATTAAAGACTATACCAATGGAATTCAAGCCGGGTGAAAGATTCAGTTATAATCAAACCAATGCGTATTTATTAGGTAAAATCATTGATAAACTCTATGGTCAGCCTTTTGCCCGGATCTTTGCAGAAAATCAATTTCAACCTGTAGGTATGCAAAGTACTGTCTTTGGCGATTCCCGTGACATTATCCCTCATTTTGCACCTACCTACAGCTACAAACAATATATAGACGGGCAGAAACTGAATAAAGAAGTGCTAACCAATAATTATTACGAATTCCCCTATTTCCACAGAACCGCATCCGGCCTGAACAGTACTGCTGAGGATATGGCAAAATGGATCATCGCTCTGCAGAGTGGTGTATTTCTAAAATCAAAATCAACTCTTGATACGATGTGGTCACCTGCTACATTCAATAATGGCACCCCTACTCCCTGGGCTCTGGGCTGGGGCTTAACCAAATTTCGTCAACACCATAGAGCAATAGGTATGTCAGGTGGTGGCCGTTCAGCATTTCTGATTTATCCTGATGACGACCTCGCGATTATCGTGTTAACCAATCTTGCAGGTGGCTCTCCGGAAGATTTTCTGGAAGAACTGGCAGGTTGTTATAATCCGGAAATTCCAAATGCCGATCCGGTTACCTATCTGCGGATCACCTTAAGAAAGACAGGTTTTGAGCAGGCAATTGAAATTACAGATCGCGAAAAGAAACAAAATCCACTTTTCAATCCCAATGAGTTTGAGCTGAATGAGTGGGCTTATCGAATGATGTCCAAAAATCAGCTTAAGGAAGCTACTGAAATCTTCAAACTCAATGTACATCTTTATCCACAAAGCTGGAACACTTATGATAGTTATGGAGAAGCTTTGTTAAAAGGTGGCTTCAGAGCTGAAGCGATCAGCATGTACAAAAAATCAGTAGCACTTAATCCTGATAATGGACATGGTAAAAAAGTATTGGAGCAGCTTTCTGCTCCATAA
- a CDS encoding S8 family serine peptidase, giving the protein MKRTLLIAAILLIFQSGYAKDKYWIFFSDKEVGKVTGVNVSEQAIWNRNLLGLELNQSSDRPLDRNYLNFLSASHIKVVCRSKWLNAVSAYLNQDEIRLLRETGFVKDIRLIKSNSVLASSDNETETDNFVLEQINSKAIAKENLTGKNVVIGVIDGHFWKSKQNASLQAVFNDKRVLGTKDFIEPADRDNFFDRGTGPNDTHGTLVWQFIAGSDKDKRKKYGLATDASFYLARTDDSRKEFRKEEDYLVSALEWMDSLGVRLVNTSLAYSAEYDNPLENYRPENMNGVTSSIAKAVSIAVREKGMIIVIAAGNEGGNRNWKYISTPADATGAIAVGSTDKHGQKAIFSGIGPPFLSYIKPDISCYSNNGTSFSAPVITGLVACLLEKNPRLTSSDISQLLQKSGNLYPYSNNYLGSGVPDAERMMQLVNLTKSDWNNVEEMRVKDSKVLFAAKKYKSKIAVVFHKENERTVISQTIVFPEDNQFVIQKESGVKRSTVILNNRVAEIYWE; this is encoded by the coding sequence ATGAAAAGAACTTTACTGATTGCCGCCATTCTGCTGATTTTTCAGAGCGGGTATGCTAAAGATAAATACTGGATTTTTTTCTCGGATAAAGAAGTTGGAAAGGTAACAGGTGTGAATGTTTCTGAGCAAGCGATATGGAACAGAAACCTTCTGGGATTGGAGTTAAATCAGTCTTCAGACCGGCCTCTTGATCGTAACTATTTGAATTTTCTGTCAGCCAGTCATATTAAAGTAGTTTGCAGATCTAAATGGCTGAATGCTGTTTCAGCTTACCTTAATCAGGATGAAATCCGGTTACTCAGAGAAACAGGCTTTGTTAAGGATATCAGGTTAATTAAGAGCAATTCAGTTCTTGCTTCTTCTGATAATGAAACTGAGACTGATAATTTTGTATTGGAGCAGATCAACAGTAAGGCTATAGCAAAAGAAAATCTTACGGGTAAAAACGTAGTGATCGGCGTTATTGACGGGCACTTCTGGAAATCAAAACAGAACGCGTCTTTACAAGCTGTTTTTAATGATAAACGGGTATTAGGAACAAAGGACTTCATAGAACCTGCTGATCGTGATAATTTTTTTGACAGAGGAACTGGTCCTAATGATACGCATGGTACGCTGGTCTGGCAATTTATAGCCGGATCTGACAAAGACAAACGAAAAAAATATGGTTTAGCAACTGATGCCTCATTTTATTTAGCCAGAACAGATGACTCCCGGAAGGAATTTCGAAAAGAGGAAGACTATCTGGTTTCAGCTTTAGAATGGATGGATAGTCTGGGGGTAAGATTAGTCAATACTTCACTGGCGTATTCTGCTGAATATGACAATCCTCTTGAAAACTACAGGCCGGAAAATATGAATGGAGTGACCAGTTCAATTGCAAAAGCTGTAAGTATAGCTGTCAGAGAAAAGGGAATGATCATCGTGATTGCGGCAGGAAATGAAGGAGGAAACAGAAACTGGAAATATATTTCAACTCCTGCTGATGCAACGGGTGCAATAGCAGTAGGATCAACTGATAAACATGGTCAAAAGGCAATTTTCAGTGGAATAGGACCTCCTTTTTTAAGCTATATAAAACCGGATATTTCTTGTTATTCTAATAACGGAACATCTTTCTCAGCACCGGTTATCACAGGACTGGTCGCCTGTCTTCTGGAAAAAAATCCCCGCCTGACCAGTTCAGATATAAGTCAGTTATTACAGAAATCCGGAAATCTGTATCCCTATAGTAATAATTATTTAGGCAGTGGTGTACCTGATGCCGAAAGGATGATGCAGCTGGTTAATCTGACTAAATCTGACTGGAATAATGTGGAAGAGATGAGGGTAAAAGATAGTAAAGTATTATTTGCCGCTAAAAAATACAAATCAAAAATAGCTGTGGTTTTTCATAAAGAAAACGAAAGAACAGTGATTAGTCAGACTATTGTTTTCCCGGAAGACAATCAGTTTGTTATTCAAAAAGAATCTGGCGTAAAACGCTCAACAGTAATTCTTAATAATAGAGTTGCAGAAATTTACTGGGAGTAG